One stretch of Schistocerca nitens isolate TAMUIC-IGC-003100 chromosome 11, iqSchNite1.1, whole genome shotgun sequence DNA includes these proteins:
- the LOC126213074 gene encoding uncharacterized protein LOC126213074 isoform X1, translating into MPETLHTETVPDNRNNDLIDEIKARLIDFSNKSPEEMRKGLEVMCEKLRKLASYLANFGEGKSRKNRGNYIPVQSTAISRRKNKLAGRRCHPGGRQRPHSKQSEEFVKTVEISEMATFPPPATQSSQSASDF; encoded by the exons ATGCCAGAGACACTTCACACGGAGACAGTTCCAGACAATAGAAATAATGATTTAATCGACGAGATAAAAGCTCGTCTCATAGATTTTTCAAATAAATCCCCTGAGGAAATGAGGAAAGGCCTTGAAGTCATGTGCGAAAAATTGAGAAAGCTTGCATCTTATTTGGCAAATTTTGGTGAAG GAAAATCTAGAAAAAATCGCGGTAACTATATTCCCGTTCAGTCCACTGCAATAAGcagaagaaaaaacaagttggCAGGTCGCAGATGTCATCCGGGGGGAAGACAAAGACCACACTCTAAGCAAAGCGAGGAATTTGTAAAGACAGTAGAAATTTCTGAAATG gcTACCTTTCCACCACCAGCTACGCAGTCATCCCAGTCAGCTTCAGACTTCTGA